One genomic window of Malaciobacter molluscorum LMG 25693 includes the following:
- a CDS encoding NnrS family protein — protein sequence MQFSTLPNQPIIEKTWWKRFTSQPHQIFFSAAIFFALIVMTLTLFTFVNIGNFDFSLIHGFGLNFGVFTNAFLGFLITVIPKYTSSNVIPKNRYLYAWVVYQLGVLIALFINTFSGKVLISFTLFYFIKIFFETIKTGKAVNKDDSLYINFILIIGATLLFIEASTSTNLSTLIFFSYLLSMVFIIALKMVPAFFFTFTKVSFKTLPKYTKQISILLLILTGISLQFQLNYLTIIISFISSIFFGFIIFKLNILKQVPAILFILTIGLVWFEIAYICLFLESIFITYSFKLAFHIFALGFVTTLLIGFGSRVCLGHAVPAQPIIVDSFTELLFLLTQIILLLRIMTSIGFILNSNIYTIFLHLSSTLWILLFILWLFKFGKYLLRIKS from the coding sequence ATGCAATTTTCAACATTACCTAATCAACCCATAATTGAAAAAACTTGGTGGAAAAGATTTACTTCTCAACCTCATCAAATATTTTTCTCTGCTGCAATATTTTTTGCACTTATTGTTATGACTTTAACTCTATTTACATTTGTAAATATTGGAAACTTCGATTTTAGTTTAATACATGGGTTTGGATTAAATTTTGGTGTATTTACAAATGCCTTTTTAGGCTTTTTAATAACAGTAATACCAAAATATACTTCATCAAATGTTATCCCTAAAAACAGATATTTATATGCTTGGGTAGTTTATCAATTAGGAGTTTTAATAGCTCTATTTATAAATACATTTAGTGGAAAAGTGCTTATTAGTTTTACTCTATTTTATTTTATTAAAATATTTTTTGAAACAATAAAAACAGGAAAAGCAGTAAACAAAGATGATAGTTTATATATAAATTTTATCTTAATAATTGGAGCAACTCTATTATTTATAGAAGCCTCTACATCTACAAACCTATCTACTCTTATATTCTTTTCGTATCTTCTTTCTATGGTATTTATTATTGCACTTAAAATGGTTCCAGCTTTCTTTTTTACATTTACAAAAGTTTCATTTAAAACTTTACCAAAATATACAAAACAAATCTCTATTCTTTTATTGATTTTAACTGGTATATCTTTACAGTTTCAATTAAATTATTTAACTATAATTATTTCATTTATTAGTTCTATATTTTTTGGTTTTATTATATTTAAATTAAATATATTAAAACAAGTGCCTGCTATTTTATTTATACTAACAATAGGTCTAGTTTGGTTTGAGATAGCTTATATTTGTCTATTTTTAGAATCAATATTTATTACTTATAGTTTTAAATTAGCATTTCATATTTTTGCTTTAGGATTTGTAACTACACTTCTTATTGGATTTGGTTCAAGAGTTTGTTTAGGACATGCAGTTCCTGCTCAACCAATAATTGTAGATTCATTTACTGAATTACTTTTTCTTTTAACTCAAATTATTCTATTATTAAGAATAATGACATCAATTGGTTTTATTTTAAATAGCAATATTTATACTATATTTTTACACTTAAGTTCTACTCTTTGGATTTTACTATTTATATTATGGTTATTTAAATTTGGTAAATATTTATTAAGAATCAAATCTTAA
- the hemC gene encoding hydroxymethylbilane synthase, producing MERIVIATRRSKLALWQSEYIKERLLELYPNMTIELNEIATRADKILDVPLAKIGGKGLFTKELEIALLNKEADIAVHSLKDVPVEFEEGFKLAAVTKRFDPRDAFLSEKYSSIDELPQGAVVGTTSLRRRMEIKMLRPDINLKDLRGNINTRIAKLKAGEYDAIILAATGVQKLQIEDEVKYFAPISTDKMTPSMGQAILGIETLDNPELIELLSALHDKDAHIEATIERDFVRVLEGGCQVPIGVKATISEDNQTVKVDAIVGMPDASEYIQDSTTVEIGKFETVGKEMAQKFIAKGAKELLAKAEKVAFQ from the coding sequence ATGGAAAGAATAGTTATCGCCACAAGAAGAAGTAAATTAGCATTATGGCAAAGTGAATATATCAAAGAGAGACTTTTAGAATTATATCCAAATATGACTATTGAATTAAATGAAATAGCAACAAGGGCTGATAAGATATTAGATGTACCTTTAGCAAAAATTGGTGGGAAAGGTCTATTTACAAAAGAGTTAGAAATAGCTTTATTAAATAAAGAAGCTGATATTGCAGTTCATAGTTTAAAAGATGTACCAGTTGAGTTTGAAGAAGGATTTAAACTTGCAGCTGTTACAAAAAGATTTGATCCAAGAGATGCATTTTTAAGTGAAAAATATTCAAGTATAGATGAACTTCCGCAAGGTGCAGTTGTAGGAACAACAAGTCTTAGAAGAAGAATGGAAATAAAAATGTTAAGACCTGATATAAATCTAAAAGATTTAAGAGGTAACATAAATACTAGAATTGCCAAATTAAAAGCAGGTGAATATGATGCAATTATTTTAGCAGCAACAGGAGTACAAAAACTTCAAATCGAAGATGAAGTTAAATATTTTGCTCCAATCTCAACAGATAAAATGACTCCATCAATGGGACAAGCAATTTTAGGAATTGAAACTTTAGATAATCCAGAATTAATTGAGCTTTTATCAGCATTACATGATAAAGACGCTCATATTGAAGCTACAATTGAAAGAGACTTTGTGAGAGTTTTAGAAGGTGGTTGTCAAGTTCCAATTGGTGTAAAAGCAACAATTAGCGAAGATAATCAAACTGTAAAAGTTGATGCAATAGTTGGAATGCCAGATGCAAGTGAATATATACAAGATAGTACAACTGTTGAAATAGGTAAATTTGAAACAGTTGGTAAAGAAATGGCACAAAAATTCATAGCAAAAGGTGCAAAAGAGTTATTAGCAAAAGCAGAAAAGGTAGCTTTTCAATAA
- the acnD gene encoding Fe/S-dependent 2-methylisocitrate dehydratase AcnD — MNNEKYLKQLDNLDVKYYDVKSAVEDIKEGSFEKLNYTSRILAENLIRKCPSEDLKESLIQLIEKRTDKDFPWYPSRVICHDILGLTAFVDLAGLREAVAAKGGNPDKVNPVVPTQLIVDHSLAVECGGYDPDAFQKNRDIEDRRNADRFHFINWTKEAFNNVDVIPPGNGIMHQINLEKMSPVVHLNDGIASPDTLVGTDSHTPHVDALGVIAVGVGGLEAENVMLGNPSFMRVPEIIGVEIIGKRAAGITATDIALSLTSFLREQGVISAYLEFFGEGVKYLNLGDRATISNMTPEYGASAAMFAIDEQTIDYLKLTGREPKQVELVEKYAKANGLWADAFENATYAKTLTFDLSSVSRSLAGPSKPHKLVPTSTLKQEGIIKDFVQEGDKMPDGAILIAAITSCTNTSNPRNVVAAGLLAKKANKLGLSRKPWVKSSLAPGSKVAQTYLKEAGLLPELEKLGFGIVGFACTTCNGMSGALDPTIQKEAVDNDIYTTAVLSGNRNFDGRIHPYVKEAFLASPPLVIAYALAGSIRFDIENGTLGKDKDGNNIKLKDLWPSDEEIDAVIESSVKPEMFTEVYDPMFARNPLEDIKVEPFYKWNSKSTYIQKPPYWEDEFMSMPALKDLRPLGVFPDNITTDHLSPSNAILPDSASGEYCIKMGLPIEDLNSYATHRGDHNTASRATLANPKLFNEMVKDEDGNVKQGSLTKIMPEGVESRMWEAIETYRNRKQGLIIIAGTNYGQGSSRDWAAKGVRLAGVEVVIAESIERIHRTNLVGMGVLPLQFKDGNTRHSYNIEGTETFEVVGEITPRCDLTVVMTKANGVKVEIPVTCRLDTSAEVEVYKAGGILQKFAKDVIASK; from the coding sequence ATGAATAATGAAAAATATCTTAAACAATTAGATAATTTAGATGTAAAATATTATGACGTGAAAAGTGCTGTTGAAGATATAAAAGAGGGTTCTTTTGAGAAATTAAATTATACTTCAAGAATTTTAGCAGAAAACTTAATTAGAAAATGCCCAAGCGAAGATTTAAAAGAGTCTTTAATTCAATTAATTGAAAAAAGAACAGACAAAGACTTCCCTTGGTATCCAAGTAGAGTTATCTGTCATGATATTTTAGGTTTAACAGCTTTTGTTGATCTTGCAGGACTTAGAGAAGCAGTTGCTGCAAAAGGTGGAAATCCAGATAAAGTAAATCCAGTTGTTCCTACTCAACTTATAGTTGACCACTCACTAGCGGTTGAATGTGGTGGATATGACCCAGATGCATTTCAAAAAAATAGAGATATTGAAGATAGAAGAAATGCTGATAGATTTCACTTCATAAACTGGACAAAAGAAGCATTTAATAATGTAGATGTTATTCCTCCAGGGAATGGAATTATGCACCAAATAAACCTAGAAAAAATGTCTCCAGTTGTACATTTAAATGATGGTATTGCAAGTCCTGATACATTAGTAGGAACTGATTCACATACTCCACATGTTGATGCACTTGGGGTAATTGCAGTTGGTGTTGGTGGATTAGAAGCTGAAAATGTTATGCTTGGAAATCCATCTTTTATGAGAGTTCCTGAAATTATTGGTGTTGAAATTATTGGGAAAAGAGCTGCTGGTATAACTGCAACTGATATTGCACTTTCTTTAACTTCATTTTTAAGAGAACAAGGTGTAATTTCTGCATATTTAGAGTTCTTTGGTGAAGGTGTAAAATACCTAAACTTAGGAGATAGAGCAACTATTTCTAATATGACTCCAGAATATGGTGCAAGTGCAGCAATGTTCGCAATTGATGAGCAAACAATTGATTACCTAAAATTAACAGGTAGAGAACCAAAACAAGTTGAATTGGTTGAAAAATATGCAAAAGCAAATGGCTTATGGGCAGATGCTTTTGAAAATGCAACATATGCAAAAACTTTAACTTTTGACCTAAGTTCTGTATCAAGAAGTTTAGCTGGTCCATCAAAACCACATAAATTAGTACCTACTTCAACTTTAAAACAAGAAGGGATTATAAAAGATTTTGTTCAAGAAGGTGACAAAATGCCAGATGGTGCAATCTTAATTGCAGCAATTACTTCATGTACAAATACATCAAATCCTAGAAATGTTGTAGCAGCTGGATTATTAGCTAAAAAAGCTAATAAATTGGGATTAAGTAGAAAACCTTGGGTTAAATCTTCACTTGCACCTGGTTCAAAAGTTGCACAAACATATTTAAAAGAAGCAGGATTATTACCTGAACTTGAAAAGCTTGGATTTGGTATTGTTGGATTTGCTTGTACTACTTGTAATGGTATGAGTGGAGCACTTGACCCAACTATTCAAAAAGAAGCGGTTGACAATGATATTTATACAACAGCTGTATTATCAGGAAATAGAAACTTTGATGGAAGAATTCATCCATATGTAAAAGAAGCATTTTTAGCTTCACCTCCATTAGTAATTGCATATGCTCTTGCTGGAAGTATTAGATTTGATATTGAAAATGGTACTTTAGGTAAAGATAAAGATGGTAATAACATCAAATTAAAAGATTTATGGCCAAGTGATGAAGAAATTGATGCAGTTATTGAATCATCTGTAAAACCTGAAATGTTTACAGAAGTTTATGACCCAATGTTTGCAAGAAATCCATTGGAAGATATAAAAGTTGAGCCATTTTATAAATGGAACTCAAAATCAACATATATTCAAAAACCACCATATTGGGAAGATGAGTTTATGAGTATGCCAGCTCTTAAAGATTTAAGACCTTTAGGTGTATTCCCAGATAATATTACAACAGACCATTTATCTCCTTCAAATGCAATTTTACCAGATAGTGCATCGGGTGAATATTGTATTAAAATGGGATTACCAATTGAAGACTTGAACTCTTATGCAACACATAGAGGTGATCATAATACTGCTTCAAGAGCTACATTAGCAAATCCAAAACTATTTAATGAAATGGTTAAAGATGAAGATGGAAATGTAAAACAAGGAAGCTTAACTAAGATTATGCCAGAAGGTGTTGAGTCTAGAATGTGGGAAGCAATAGAAACTTACAGAAATAGAAAACAAGGTCTTATTATTATTGCAGGTACAAACTATGGACAAGGAAGTTCAAGGGATTGGGCAGCAAAAGGTGTAAGACTTGCAGGTGTTGAAGTTGTTATTGCAGAATCAATTGAAAGAATACACAGAACAAATTTAGTTGGAATGGGTGTTTTACCATTACAATTTAAAGATGGGAATACAAGACATAGTTACAATATAGAAGGAACTGAAACTTTCGAAGTTGTTGGAGAAATCACACCTAGATGTGATTTAACAGTTGTAATGACTAAAGCAAATGGTGTAAAAGTTGAAATTCCTGTTACTTGTAGATTAGATACAAGTGCTGAAGTTGAAGTTTATAAAGCAGGTGGTATTTTACAAAAATTTGCTAAAGATGTAATCGCAAGTAAATAG
- a CDS encoding hydrolase — MRIHANDALFCLVDVQERLFPHIKDFEQLEKNLLTLVKGLQLHEIPFIVNEQYKKGIGETIPSLNELVESYPHFEKTTFSCCKNEPTFEAIKQLKRKFVIVAGIETHVCVLQTCIDLLESGLQPVLVTDCVGSRKDKDTKVAINRLIQAGVIPTTYESILFELTVNAKHPVFKEISKLVK, encoded by the coding sequence ATGAGAATTCATGCAAATGACGCACTATTTTGTTTAGTGGATGTACAAGAAAGATTATTTCCACATATAAAAGATTTTGAACAATTAGAAAAAAATCTTTTAACATTGGTAAAAGGTTTACAATTACATGAAATACCTTTTATAGTTAATGAACAGTATAAAAAAGGAATAGGTGAGACAATACCAAGTTTAAATGAACTAGTTGAGTCTTATCCCCATTTTGAAAAAACTACTTTTTCTTGTTGTAAAAATGAACCAACATTTGAAGCAATAAAACAATTAAAAAGAAAGTTTGTTATAGTTGCAGGTATTGAAACACATGTTTGTGTATTACAAACTTGTATTGATTTATTAGAATCTGGATTACAACCTGTATTAGTTACTGATTGTGTTGGTTCTAGAAAAGATAAAGATACAAAAGTTGCTATTAATAGATTGATTCAAGCAGGTGTAATTCCTACAACTTATGAATCAATTTTATTTGAACTAACAGTAAATGCTAAACATCCTGTATTTAAAGAGATTTCAAAGTTAGTAAAATAG
- the prpF gene encoding 2-methylaconitate cis-trans isomerase PrpF: MSYEPQITVRATYMRGGTSKGTFFNIKDLPLEAQNNQEAKDKLLLRVVGSPDPYKKQIDGMGGATSSTSKTVLVGKSEKHDHDVDYYFGQVSIDKPFMDWSGNCGNLSSAVGPFAIKSGLVDNVPQDGICCVRIWQANIKKTILCYVPIKNGVVQEIGDYEIDGVAFAAAEIKLEFVEPVDPSEELFPTGNLVDDLEVPGVGTFKATMITAGIPTIFLNADELGYKGTELQPDINSDEDALTKFETIRAYGAIKMGLISDIKEAQTRAHTPKIAFVSKPQEYTASSGKQITTSDIDLNVRALSMGQLHHAMMGTASVAIGVAACVPGTLVNIAAGGGEKDNVTFGHPSGTLKVGAILSQQDDKYKVEKASMSRSARVIMDGFVHVPADTMK, from the coding sequence ATGAGTTATGAACCACAAATTACTGTAAGAGCTACGTATATGCGTGGTGGTACAAGTAAAGGTACATTTTTTAATATAAAAGATTTACCACTTGAAGCACAAAATAATCAAGAGGCAAAAGACAAACTTTTATTAAGAGTTGTTGGTAGCCCAGACCCATACAAAAAACAAATTGATGGTATGGGTGGAGCCACATCAAGCACTTCTAAAACTGTTTTAGTAGGAAAAAGTGAAAAACATGACCATGATGTTGATTATTACTTTGGTCAAGTATCAATTGATAAACCATTTATGGATTGGTCAGGAAATTGTGGAAACTTATCAAGTGCAGTTGGACCATTTGCAATAAAAAGTGGTTTAGTTGATAATGTTCCTCAAGATGGTATTTGTTGTGTTAGAATTTGGCAAGCAAATATCAAAAAAACAATTCTTTGTTATGTTCCTATAAAAAACGGAGTTGTACAAGAGATTGGTGATTATGAAATTGATGGTGTTGCATTTGCAGCTGCAGAGATCAAACTAGAATTTGTAGAACCTGTTGATCCAAGTGAAGAACTTTTCCCAACTGGTAATTTAGTTGATGATTTAGAAGTTCCAGGAGTTGGAACTTTTAAAGCAACTATGATTACAGCTGGTATTCCTACAATCTTTTTAAATGCAGATGAATTAGGATACAAAGGAACAGAACTACAACCTGATATTAACTCAGATGAAGATGCTCTAACTAAATTTGAAACAATTAGAGCTTATGGTGCTATAAAAATGGGATTGATTTCTGATATAAAAGAAGCACAAACAAGAGCACATACTCCAAAGATTGCTTTTGTTTCTAAACCTCAAGAATACACAGCATCAAGTGGTAAACAAATTACTACATCTGATATTGATTTAAATGTTAGAGCTTTATCTATGGGACAATTACATCATGCTATGATGGGTACAGCTTCAGTTGCAATTGGTGTTGCAGCTTGTGTTCCTGGAACTTTAGTAAATATAGCAGCAGGTGGAGGAGAAAAAGATAATGTAACTTTTGGACATCCATCTGGAACGTTAAAAGTTGGTGCAATATTGAGCCAACAAGATGATAAATACAAAGTAGAAAAAGCAAGTATGAGTAGAAGTGCAAGAGTAATAATGGATGGTTTCGTTCATGTGCCTGCTGATACAATGAAATAA